The following coding sequences are from one Rutidosis leptorrhynchoides isolate AG116_Rl617_1_P2 chromosome 11, CSIRO_AGI_Rlap_v1, whole genome shotgun sequence window:
- the LOC139874604 gene encoding uncharacterized protein, translating to MEINGFTQRGDETLYDASVQFKKMLRACPPHGLTKKEYINTFYWGTNALTKQYLDSSSGGAFMYKSPNAAETLLEDISVNTYEWAPSPRDLIRKIVAQVESDNGQVTLASLNNQFQMYGKELKKLQQSIVAMQVGCQRCEGPHLTKNCPQISQCNHIDLDDIPMNSDAHVNYVSNQNYQWGGTSNQGYYNPNQKQVSFNNQTITPPEFTNQNQSRNQKNKFNLDKALESDTMDLGVFKFLNDSEDAKFIPYQVKSVMSMEATESTYKELEGDFERIKLVKVEKELKFEHVLNIKEQKNEVEVLATTTKEKNETPVSHLQPLPLPHLKDVDYTHGQKGDVEQASTAFLKKECDGILKKCNLPPKMSDPGPFLIPYNVNGSEMLTSLVDSRAIINFMPYSIYNRLGLGDLSPTTMGVKLINQSFSSSVGIVEDLIFKVGDIEFPIDFFIVEIKEDPVVPLILGRPFLATAGSSLTLEPGN from the exons ATGGAAATCAACGGATTCACCCAACGGGGTGATGAAACTTTGTATGATGCGAGTGTACAATTCAAGAAGATgctaagagcttgcccaccgcacGGTTTGACTAAGAAAGAGTACATCAACACGTTCTACTGGGGTACTAATGCTTTAACTAAGCAATATCTTGATTCATCTTCGGGGGGAGCATTTATGTATAAATCGCCAAATGCGGCCGAAACTTTGCTAGAGGACATCTCGGTTAACacatatgaatgggcaccttcaccgcgAGATTTGATAAGGAAAATTGTAGCACAAGTAGAAAGCGATAATGGGCAAGTCACGCTTGCAAGCTTAAATAATCAATttcaaatgtatgggaaagagttgaaAAAGCTACAACAATCGATCGTCGCGATGCAAGTAGGTTGTCAAAGATGCGAAGGGCCACATCTCACCAAGAATTGTCCCCAAATTAGTCAATGCAACCATATTGATCTAGATGACATACCCATGAATTCAGATGCTCATGTCAATTACGTGAGCAATCAAAACTATCAATGGGGTGGAACATCAAACCAAGGCTACTacaatcctaaccaaaagcaagtTTCGTTCAACAATCAAACCATTACACCACCCGAATTTACAAACCAAAACCAAAGCCGAAACCAAA AGAACAAGTTTAATTTGGATAAAGCGTTGGAAAGCGATACAATGGATCTAGGGGTATTCAAATTTTTGAATGATTCAGAAGATGCAAAGTTCATTCCCTATCAAGTTAAAAGTGTAATGTCTATGGAGGCTACTGAGTCAACATACAAGGAATTAGAGGGTGATTTTGAGCGAATCAAGTTGGTAAAGGTTGAGAAAGAGCTTAAGTTCGAACATGTCTTAAATATTAAGGAGCAAAAAAACGAGGTCGAGGTTCTTGCTACAACAACCAAGGAGAAAAATGAGACACCGGTCTCACATTTACAACCATTGCCTCTTCCACATCTAAAGGATGTGGATT acaCTCATGGCCAAAAGGGAGATGTTGAGCAAGCATCCACCGCTTTCTTGAAAAAGGAGTGCGATGGAATTTTAAAGAAGTGTAACCTACCACCAAAAATGAGTGATCCCGGACCTTTCCTTATCCCTTATAATGTAAACGGGTCGGAGATGTTGACATCCTTAGTCGACTCGAGGGCAATTATCAACTTCATGCCCTATTCCATTTATAATAGGTTAGGCTTAGGTGACCTTTCACCCACTACAATGGGAGTAAAGTTAATTAACCAATCCTTTAGCTCTAGTGTGGGGATTGTCGAGGACCTAATTTTTAAGGTAGGGGACATAGAATTTCCAATTGATTTTTTCATTGTCGAAATTAAGGAAGACCCGGTTGTACCCCTTATTTTGGGAAGACCATTCTTAGCAACCGCGGGTTCTTCTTTGACTTTAGAACCAGGAAATTGA